A window from Podospora bellae-mahoneyi strain CBS 112042 chromosome 1 map unlocalized CBS112042p_1.3, whole genome shotgun sequence encodes these proteins:
- a CDS encoding uncharacterized protein (EggNog:ENOG503PH9R), whose protein sequence is MAPTVTWRAGTAPRNPAQANGILAACQTAAQDAEFAGFLTMEIWTGRHTSRSDRANHATTRLKTVIQTANGQHQVAHIYLDANYTYTGHALYPNVKND, encoded by the exons ATGGCTCCAACCGTTACCTGGCGTGCGGGCACCGCCCCCCGCAATCCAGCACAAGCCAATggcatcctcgccgcctgTCAAACAGCAGCTCAAGATGCTGAATTTGCAGGCTTTCTCACAATGGAGATATG GACCGGACGGCATACGAGCCGCAGTGACCGAGCCAACCATGCCACGACCCGACTCAAGACCGTGATCCAGACGGCCAACGGGCAACACCAGGTCGCCCACATCTACCTAGACGCGAACTACACCTATACCGGCCATGCTCTTTACCCCAACGTCAAGAACGACTGA